One region of uncultured Methanolobus sp. genomic DNA includes:
- a CDS encoding S-adenosyl-l-methionine hydroxide adenosyltransferase family protein: MSVITLTTDFGTLYPASMKGAILSINPDATIVDISHSVPPIDIRAGAFAIYSVVRHFPPGTIHVGVIDPGVGTDRKAIIVRAGDQCFVGPDNGLLIPGARLLGEFQVYEIQDGILPESISSTFHGRDIFAPAAAHLSAGRDVQEIASKTDDYVDLDFSGYTIEKQFIEAIVVYVDDFGNIITNIPAEKLLDKIEPGTILSVSGRQMPFMKIYSDVPKWGIVALVGSHGFFEISVNQGSASRLLHLTNGNSIRIGIMGSL, encoded by the coding sequence ATGTCAGTAATTACCCTCACTACTGATTTCGGAACACTTTATCCTGCATCCATGAAGGGTGCTATACTTAGCATAAATCCTGATGCTACAATTGTTGACATTAGTCATTCAGTTCCTCCCATTGACATCAGGGCAGGTGCTTTTGCTATCTATTCGGTGGTCAGGCATTTCCCACCCGGAACAATTCACGTGGGTGTGATTGATCCGGGAGTAGGTACTGACCGCAAGGCAATTATTGTCAGGGCAGGCGATCAGTGCTTTGTAGGTCCGGATAATGGTCTTCTGATTCCTGGCGCCAGGCTTCTGGGAGAGTTTCAGGTTTATGAAATTCAGGACGGAATTCTCCCGGAGAGTATTTCCTCAACATTTCATGGGAGGGATATATTCGCTCCAGCTGCTGCTCATCTATCTGCGGGACGTGACGTTCAGGAAATTGCCAGCAAAACCGATGATTACGTTGATCTTGATTTTTCCGGCTATACCATCGAAAAACAGTTCATCGAAGCAATTGTAGTGTATGTGGATGATTTTGGTAACATAATCACCAATATTCCTGCCGAAAAGCTTCTGGATAAAATAGAACCGGGAACCATTTTGTCAGTATCCGGCAGGCAAATGCCATTCATGAAAATCTACAGTGACGTACCTAAATGGGGAATCGTTGCATTGGTGGGAAGCCATGGTTTCTTTGAAATTTCTGTTAATCAGGGTAGTGCATCACGCTTACTTCACCTGACAAATGGAAACAGTATCCGTATCGGAATAATGGGCAGTCTCTGA
- a CDS encoding cohesin domain-containing protein, protein MITITHIEICKRLAVVSVFILITLLLAETGNAETIVAFAPSQLSVEENEEFTLDIIIESSVNVSGAEMELVYDPTLMEIASIKEGNFFKQGGENTIFSKGTIDNELGTVTNIYSVIMGDDMMLDRDVFATITLQTKDNSGISELEMKNVVITNSAGDNLDATITNAEIAVGDVEITTHESNGETEEKSPATGQNSAIFAIVAMACVYVVRKVRN, encoded by the coding sequence GTGATCACCATTACACATATTGAAATCTGTAAGAGACTAGCAGTTGTTTCTGTCTTTATTCTCATAACACTATTGCTTGCAGAAACCGGAAATGCAGAAACCATAGTTGCATTTGCACCTTCTCAGCTCAGTGTTGAGGAAAATGAAGAATTCACGTTAGATATCATAATCGAAAGTAGTGTAAACGTATCCGGCGCTGAGATGGAACTGGTGTACGATCCTACACTTATGGAAATTGCATCCATAAAAGAAGGAAACTTTTTCAAGCAAGGCGGAGAAAACACGATATTTTCAAAGGGAACTATTGATAACGAACTTGGAACTGTTACCAATATTTATTCCGTAATAATGGGAGATGACATGATGCTTGACAGGGATGTTTTTGCTACCATCACACTTCAGACAAAGGACAACTCCGGAATTTCCGAACTTGAAATGAAAAATGTAGTAATTACCAATTCCGCAGGAGATAATCTGGACGCAACAATAACCAACGCAGAGATTGCAGTGGGAGACGTAGAGATAACCACTCATGAAAGCAATGGAGAAACTGAAGAAAAAAGCCCTGCAACAGGCCAGAACAGTGCAATATTTGCCATAGTTGCAATGGCATGCGTATATGTTGTCAGAAAAGTAAGGAATTAA
- the thiC gene encoding phosphomethylpyrimidine synthase ThiC translates to MTIVTDAKNGKITEEMKIVAEIEGKDPEFIRRGIASGRIVIPMTPYRDIKLCGMGEGLTTKVNASIGASSDIVDLDMEVAKAKAAEAAGADTLMELGTGGDFLGIRKAVCDAISLPVGSVPLYQAFITAAKRDGSIVHMTEDDLWHATEEQAKLGTNFMAIHTGINNIVLDRLKAHGRFGGLCSRGGAFMSTWMLHNEKENPLYAEFDYLCEILKEHEVTLSTGNGMRAGAVADATDRAQVQELIINSECAQKAHDKYDLQVIVEGPGHVPLDEVAMNVKLMKAMSDGKPFYMLGPLVSDIGAGRDHIVTAIGASASAAAGCDFLCYVTPAEHLALPNLEDVVEGVKTSKIAAHVGDMVKYPNTAREVDLAMGRARAKLDWEAQYKLALDPELARSTRDSRSPGDEDACTMCGDFCALKIVNQNYDLCK, encoded by the coding sequence ATGACAATAGTTACAGATGCAAAAAATGGTAAGATCACAGAAGAGATGAAGATCGTTGCCGAGATCGAAGGTAAAGACCCGGAGTTCATCAGACGCGGTATCGCATCAGGAAGAATTGTAATCCCAATGACACCATACAGGGACATAAAACTCTGCGGTATGGGTGAAGGTCTCACAACTAAGGTAAACGCATCCATTGGTGCATCATCAGATATCGTTGATCTTGACATGGAAGTTGCAAAAGCAAAAGCAGCAGAGGCAGCAGGCGCAGATACACTTATGGAGCTTGGTACCGGTGGAGATTTCCTTGGTATCAGAAAAGCAGTCTGTGATGCAATCTCTCTCCCAGTAGGTTCTGTTCCACTCTATCAGGCATTCATCACAGCAGCAAAGAGAGATGGTTCCATTGTCCACATGACAGAGGACGACCTCTGGCACGCAACCGAGGAACAGGCAAAGCTCGGTACAAACTTCATGGCTATCCACACAGGTATCAACAACATTGTTCTTGACAGGTTGAAGGCTCACGGTAGATTTGGCGGCCTCTGCTCCCGTGGTGGTGCATTCATGAGCACATGGATGCTGCACAACGAGAAGGAAAACCCACTTTACGCAGAGTTCGATTACCTTTGTGAAATCCTCAAGGAACACGAAGTTACCCTTTCAACCGGAAACGGAATGCGTGCAGGTGCAGTTGCAGATGCAACAGACAGGGCACAGGTACAGGAGCTTATTATTAACTCCGAATGCGCACAGAAAGCACACGATAAGTACGACCTTCAGGTTATCGTAGAAGGACCAGGTCACGTACCACTGGATGAAGTAGCGATGAACGTCAAGCTCATGAAAGCAATGAGTGATGGAAAGCCATTCTACATGCTTGGCCCACTTGTATCAGACATCGGTGCAGGCCGTGACCACATAGTAACAGCAATCGGTGCATCAGCTTCAGCAGCAGCAGGCTGTGACTTCCTCTGTTACGTAACACCAGCAGAACACCTTGCTCTTCCAAACCTTGAAGATGTTGTCGAAGGTGTCAAGACTTCAAAGATCGCAGCACACGTTGGTGACATGGTCAAGTATCCAAACACAGCTCGTGAAGTTGACCTCGCAATGGGCAGAGCACGCGCAAAACTTGACTGGGAAGCACAGTACAAACTCGCACTCGACCCTGAACTTGCAAGGAGCACCAGGGACAGCAGATCACCAGGTGATGAGGATGCATGTACAATGTGCGGTGACTTCTGCGCTCTTAAAATCGTAAACCAGAACTACGACCTTTGCAAATAA